TCGCGCTCGCCGTCCGCGGCGGCGGCGAAGCCGTGGTTCTGGCCGATCATGTGGCTCAGCAGCTGCCGCAGCGTCCAGGCGGCGCAGGGGGTCGGCAGGTCGAGGTGCTTGGCCTCGACCTGGTCGACGATGCTCTTGGTGATGTCCAGGGTCCGGCGGTCCCAGGGGCGGTAGTCGGTCACGGCAGCCACCTAGCTCAGAGTCAAGTGCACGGACGTTCGTGCTTGATTGCTCAGCCTAGCTCCGGAGGTCCTGTCGCACCGTCAGTTCGCGCAAGTGCCTCCGGCGGTGCGGCGGCATGGCGGTGCCCCCCGTCGGGGATCCGACGGGGGGCACCGCGAGTCCTACGGCAGAGCGGGGTCAGCTCAGGCCGGCGGCGGGGCCGCAGACCGGCCAGGCGCCGGGGCCCTGCGCGGCCAGGACGGCCTCGGCCACGGTGATCTGCTGGGCCTGGGTGGCCTGGTAGGCGGCCGGGGCGTAGGCGGTGCCACCGAAGGCGGCCCAGGTGGACGGCGTGAACTGCAGGCCACCGGAGAAGCCGTTGCCCGAGTTGATCGCCCAGTTGCCGGTGCTCTCGCACTGCGCGACCTTGTCCCAGGTGGTGGGAGTGGCGGCCGACGCGGAAGAGGCGCCCAGCAGGCCGACCAGGGGGAGCGTGATGACCGCTCCGGCAGCGGCGGCGGTGCGCAGGCGGTTGGTGCGGGCAGCGGCGGTGATGCGGCGGAAAATCATAGAAACCCTTCGTCAAGTACCCGGGGCAGCAGGACGCAGGGCACGCCGAATGACGTGTCGTCCTGCTGTTCTGGCTTCCTGAGGGCGGACGGGGCACGCGGGGCGCGGCCGGCCGTTCCGTCCCGGTTCCCGTCGTGTCCGCCGGGCGGCGGTGGAGCGCGTTCTCCCGGAAGCGGGAGGAACGTGCGGGGCGGGTGAACCCGGGTTGTGCTCGTCGCACTTCCTCGAACCTAGGGCAGCCCCGGGCGGTCCCCCAAGCGCTCACAGAAGATCCCAGGTCAGCGTGGGGTTACCTCTGGTATTGATCGAGGAAATGGCCCGATTTCCGATGATTTATCGGATAAACCCGCCGAATCCGCCCTAATCAGTGACCTGGGTCACCATATGAGTCGGGTGAGCTGCCCCACACTGTCGACAGCCGGTGACCGCCGACCGACCTGCGGTCACAGTTGATCTCCCCGTCGAGCCCTCGATGGTGACCTGGACCACCCGCCCCGGAAACTCAGCCGCCCGCAACGAAGTGGGGCGGGGCCGGCTGCCGGAATCGTGGGTGCACCGGGCCGGAGCCGCGACTCAGCGGCTCGCCGCTGCGGCCCTGCCCGTGCGCGACGATCTCGGCGGCAATCGACAGGGCCGTCTCCTCCGGGGTCCTGGCGCCGAGGTCGAGCCCGATGGGCGAGTGCAGCCCGGCCAGCTCGGCCGGCGTGGCACCGGCCTCGCGCAGCAGCTCCAGCCGCTGGAGATGCGTCCGCCTGGATCCCATCGCACCCACGTAGGCGAGGGGCAGCCGCAGTGCGCGCAGCAGCAGGGGCACGTCGAACTTGGCGTCGTGGGTCAGCACGCAGACCTCCGCGCGGGCATCCAGCTGCTGGGACTCCAGATAGCGGTGCGGCCAGTCCACGACCACCTCGTCCGCGTCGGGGAAGCGGGCCCGGGTGCTGAACACCGGGCGGGCGTCGCAGACGGTGACGTGATAGCCGAGGAACCGGCCGATCGAGGCCAGGGCGGCAGCGAAGTCGACCGCACCGAACACCAGCAGCCGCGGCGGCGGCAGGCGGGACTCCACGAACACGGTCAGGCCCGGGTCGCAGGGGTCGACGCGGACGGTTCCGGTGTGCCCCGCCAGCCAGCGGTCGCGGACCGCGTCCCGGATCCGGTCGGCCAGTTCCGCCGGGAGGCCCGAGGCCGCGTCCGGTTCGCCGGCGACGAGGGTGCCGCCCACCAGCTCCTCGGCCCCGGCCACCACCCGGGCCAGCCCCGCGGCCGTGCCCCCGGGGACCGTGCCGACGGCCGGTCGCCCGGGTGCGCGGGCCGCCCCGGCCGGGAAGGGCTGGACGAAGACCTCGACGGTGCCGCCGCAGGAGAGCCCCTCCGCGTAGGCGTCCTCGTCCGAGAAGCCGAAGCGGCGCAGGGTGCACCGGCCGGTCGCCAGCGCCTCCCGGCAGAGCTCGTAGACGGCGGCTTCGACACAGCCCCCGGAGACGCTCCCGATCGCCTCTCCGCCGGCGTCGACGGCCATCGCCGCGCCCGGTTGCCGGGGGGCGCTGCCGCTCACCGCGACCACCGTCGCCACGGCGAAGTCCCGTCCCTGCTCGCGCCAGGCGACCAGGTGTTCCGCCAGCTCCAGCACGTCGTCTCGCTCTTCCCGGGTCGGCCGCTCAGAACTGGGTCTGCGCGGAGAGGATGGCCTCGCGGATGCGGTGGTAGGTGCCGCAGCGGCAGACGTTGCGGATCTGGTCGAAGTCCGCGTCGCCCAGCTGCTGTCCGGCGGCCCGTGCCTGCAGAACCTTGGCGACGGCGGCCATGATCTGGCCGGGCTGGCAGTAGCCGCACTGCGGGACGTCCATCTCCAGCCACGCCTCCTGCATCGGGTGCAGGTCCTTGCCGACGGTGGCGGGCAGGCCCTCGATGGTGGTGACCTGGTCGGTGGGCTGGAGATCGCCCACCGGGGTGCAGCACGGGTTGAACGCCTTGCCGTTGATGTGGCTGGTGCAGGCCTGGCAGACCCCGAGACCGCAGCCGTACTTGGGCCCGGTGACGCCGAGGATGTCGCGCAGGACCCAGAGCAGCCGGACGTCGTCCTCGACGTCCACGGTGACCGGCTGCCCGTTGAGGACGAAGGTTTGCTGAGGCAAGGAAGTCTGCTCCTGTTCGACTGGGTGCTCTGGGTCTGCGGGGTGCTCCGGGCCTGCGGGGTACGGAGTCAGTACGCGCGGCTGAGGCCGTCGGTGGGCGACTGCGGGATCGGCGGGACGGTCGGCAGCGGGGTGAAGGCGAGCGGCGCGCCGTGGTTGACCGGGAACGTGGTCGGCATGCTGCCGGTGGCCCGGCCGTAGGCGCAGGCCACCGCGGCCATGGCGCCGGCGACCGCCAGCTCCCCCGCCCCGCCCGGCGTTCCGGTGGTCGGGGGCATCACGATGATGTCCAGCTCGGGCGGGGTGTTCCACTGGCGGGTGTAGAAGTAGTCGTCCCAGCTGCCCTCCTGGAAGTACCCGCCCGCCAGGTGGAGGCTGGAGGTCAGGGCCAGGGCGATGCCGTCCATGATGCCGCCCATCATCTGCGCCTCCAGGCCCGTGGGGTTGACCGCCAGGCCGACGTCGACGGCGCAGACGACCTTGGTGACCCGGGGCCCGGTGACCGCGTCGGGGACGGACCGGTCCACCGTGGCCCGGGTGCAGTCGATCTCGGCGAGGACGGCGACGAAGCCGTGGTACTCGGGGTGGATCGCGATGCCCTGCGCGGTGCCGGGGGCCATCGTCCGCCCCCAGTCGCCCGCCTGGGCGACCGCGTCGAGGACGGCCACCGCCCGCGGGTCCTTCAGGAACCCCTGCCGGAACCGGTAGGGGTCCTGGCCCATCGCCGCGGCCAGCTGGTCCACGATCAGCTCCTGCGCGCAACGCACGTTGGGCGAGTAGATGCCGCGCATGCTGCCGGTGTGGAAGCCGTTGTCCACCTCGGTCAGCAGCTGGGTGGTGACGCCGAAGTTGTAGGGCGTCTGCTGGGTGAGGCTGAAGATGGTCTCGGAGAAGGCGAGCCCGCCGACCGGCAGCTTGGCCACCGAGGCGGTGATGATCTCGCCGAGGCCGTGCCCGAACTCGGTGGCCACCGAGGTGTGCCGCTGGTCCATGGTGAGCACCTGGCCGAGCGCGTAGGTGGCCCGCACCCGGGAGATGGACATCGGGTGCACCCGGCCCTGGCGGAAGTCGTCGGTGCGGTGCCACATCAGCCGCACCGGCTTCGCCATCGCCTGCGAGACCTCCGCCGCCTCCAGCGCGGCGTCGAAGAACAGCTTCCGGCCGAAGGAGCCGCCGCCCTCGGTGACGTGCACGGTCACCGCGTTCACCGGTAGGCCCAGCTGCACGGCGAGCTGCTCCTGCGCGTCGATCGGCGACTTGGCCGAGGTCCAGATCTCCGCGCTCCCCGAACGGACGTCGGCGACGGCGCAGTTGGTCTCCAGCGGGCTGTTGCTGGCGAAGTGGAAGGTGAAGCGGGCGTCGACGGCCTCGGTCAGCAGCGGCAGCGGCGGGGTGACCAGCGGGTTCTCCGCCGCGCGCAGCTCGGCCAGGACGCTGGCGTCGGTCGCCGAGTCCTCGCTGCCCGGTCCCCAGGTGACCTGCAGCGCCTGCACGGCGTCGATGCACTGACCGAAGGTGCGCCCGCGCACGGCGACCCCGGTGGAGACCACGGCGACATCGGTGATCCCCGGCATCGCCTGGACGGCGGCCTGGTTCTGCACCGACACCACGGTGCCGTTGATCGTCGGCGGCCGGCAGATCATCGCCGGCATCGCGTCCGGCACCTGGACGTCCATGGCGTACTGCTTGCGGCCGGTGACGGCGTCCAGGGCGTCGACGCGGTTCTGCGGCGTGCCGACGACCGTGAAGGCCGAGGCGGCCTTGAGCGTGACCGACACCTGGAGGTCGGTCAGGCTGCCGGCCGCCACCGCGAGTTCGGCATAGCTGAGGGAGCGGCCGTCCGGGGCCGTGATCACGCCCTGCAGGACGGAGAGCGCGGAGAGCGCCACACCCAGCTCCGTCGCCGCCGCCTCCAGCAGCCGCTGCCTGGCGGTCGCGGCGGCGACGCGGATCGGGACGTAGCTGGAGATGGTCGTGTTGGAGGCGCCGGTGAACTGGTTGAAGAGCAGCTCGGGACGGGCGTCGGCGAGGGTGACCTGCACCTTGTCCAGCGGCAGGTCCAGCTCCTCCGCGATCAGCATCGCGGTGGAGGTGGTCACCCCCTGGCCGACCTCGGCGCGGGGCAGGGCGAAGGACGCGGTCCCGTCCGGGTTCAGCGTGATCGTGATCAGGTTCGACGTCGGCAGCGCGGCATCGGTCAGCATGTCGTTGAGGTCGTAGAGGTCGGCCGGCTCCGGCACCCCGGGCACGGCGGCGTCGGCACGCGGCGCGGCCGCCCCCTCGCCCAGCTGCGCGGCCACCGTCAGCGTCGAGGCGGCCAGGACGTAGCCGAGAAACCGTCGTCGCCCGATCCCCGGCGACGCCTGCTGCGGCAGGACTCCTGACTGCTGCTGCAGGTTCTGGGTTTCCATCCACCGACCCCCGAGGGACTGATCGACATACTGACGAGTCAGTAAACTACTGCACCAGGGGCCTTGGGGCCGAACCCCGGCCTCGGAACACGGTTCCGGGGCACGGCCTCGGGACACGCGTCACGGGCCGATGTCGCCGCGCAGGCCGCGCCAGACCGGCTGGCGCAGCAGTCCCCGGTCGGTGAACTCGGCATAGCCGACCTCGGCCTGGAGGTCGGGGCGGACGAAGCGGACCGGTTCGCCCCGGTCCAGTCCGACCGGCGGACCGCTGAACGGTGACACGCCGCACTCAAGACCGCGCAGCAGCCCGGCCAGCGCCCGGCGCTCGGCCTCCGCGAAGCCGGTGCCCACCGCGCCGACGTAGCGCAGCCCGCTCGGGTCCACCACGCCCACCAGCAGGGACTTCACCGCCGTGCCGCGCGGGCCGCCGGGTACCCAGCCGCCGACGACGACGTCCAGCGCCCGGGCGTACTTGATCTTCACCCACTCCGGCGAGCGCACGCCGGGGCGGTAGCGCGACCCCAGCCGCTTGGCCACCAGCCCCTCCATGCCGCGCTCCCGGGTCCACCGCGCCGCCTCGGCCGCCATCGACCCGGGCCAGGCCGGCGGGACGTGGACATGGGCGCCGCCGAGGTCGAGCTCCTCCAGCAGCGCGCGCCGTTCGGCGTAGGGCAGGTCGACCAGGGACGCGCCGTCCAGCCACAGCAGGTCGAAGACCATCAGGCTGACCGGGACGGTGTAGGTCGCGCGCCGGATCGCCGGGGCCCCGCGCAGCGTCATCCGCTGCTGGAGCCGGCCGAAGGAGGGGCGGCCCTGGTCGTCCGGGGCGATGGCCTCGCCGTCGAGGATCAGGTCGCGGCCCGGCAGCAGCCGGGCCAGCTCGCCGAGCTCGGGGAAGCGCTCGGTCGCGCTGTTCCCGTTCCGGGACAGCAGCCGCAGGCCGCCGGCGCCGTCGTGGGAGGACAGCAGTCGCATCCCGTCCCACTTGACCTCGAACAGCCACTCGTCCGGGTCGCTCGGCATGGTCCCGGGCGAGGCCAGCATCGGTTCCAGCACCGGTAGTTCGACCGGGGTCGGCGCTGCGGAGCCGGGGCGCCCGGGCATCACGCGACCGCCTTCCGGCGGGGGTGGGCGACCCGGCCGAGGGCCTCGACCAGTTCCTCCCGGCTCATCCGGGAGCGGCCCGGCAGGTCCAGCTCGCTCGCCCGCGCGTACAGTTCGGCCTTGCTCAGCGCACTGAGGTCCGGCTGCGGGGCGCGCGCCGCCGCCGTCCGGTCCGCCTTCGCCGCCGTCCGCCGCCGTGGAGCCTCGGCGCCGTGCCCGCCGTGCCCGCCGTCCGCGCCGTCCGTCGCCGGAGCGGTGCCCGCGCGGTCCAGGCTCCGGCGCAGCGCCTCCATCAGGTCGATCACATTGGTCGCGTCCGGGGCCGAGGCGGCGGTGACGATCTGCTTGCCGGCCCGCTTGGAGTCGATCAGCTCCTCCACCCGGTCGCGGTAGGCGTCGTGGTAGGCCTCGGGGCGCCACTCGGTGGTCAGCGCGTCGATCAGCTGCCGGGCGGCCCTGAGCTGGCCGGGGTCGGACGCACTGCGCTCGGGCAGCGAGGGCAGGTCCTCGACCGGGTCGCGGATCTCGTCCGCGTAGTGGAGGGTGTGCAGCTCCAGCACCCGTCCGGCGGGCCGGACGGCGGTCAGGTACTGCTTGCCGCGCATCACGAAGGTCGCGATCGCCGCCCGTCCGCTGTCCTCCAGCGCCTCCAGCAGCAGCCCGTAGACGGGGGTGAACTCCTTGCCCCGGGGCGCCAGGTAGTAGCAGGACTGGAAGTAGATCGGGTCCACCTCGGCGAGGTCGACGAAGGCCGAGACCTCGATCACACGGGAGCGCCCGGGGGCGATCTCGTCCAGCTCGCCCGGCTCGATCACCACGTACTGGTCGTCGCCGAGGTCGTAGCCCTTGACGATGTCCTGGAAGTCCACCTCCTCGCCGGTCCGCTCATTGGTGCGCCGGTTCCGCACCCGGTCGGAGGTGCCGCGCTGGATCTGCCGGAAGTGCGCGGCATGGTCCTCGGTCGCCGAGTACAGACCGACGGGGACCGTGACCAGTCCGACGCTCAGCGCGCCGGTCCACATCGCTCGGGCCATCGTCCGTGCCTCCTCAGGTGTCGTTCGAACGGTCGTCGGATCCCGGATGGTCCAGGTGGTCCAGATGGGCCCGCGCGTCCCGGGCCCGGCCGTCGGCCTTCCGGGCCGCGCGGTCGGTGGCGCCGACCCGCTCGCGGGCCGTGCGCTCCTCGGCCACGGCCCGCCGCTCGTCGGCCCGGGCCCGCTCCAGCCGCTCGGTCGCCGACTCGACCCGGTCGCGGGCGCTCAGGCTCCGGGCGGCGACGCGGTCCAGCTCGCGGCGGGCCCGCTCGGCCGCGTCGGCCGCCGCCTCGGCCTCGCGTCCGGCCTCGGCCGCAGCCCGGCGCGCCCGCGCCAGCAGGTCGCGGCGCAGCCCGGCGTCGGCGTCGAGGTCGAGGTCGCTGCGGGCGGCGCCGGGGCCGGGGCCGGGGGAGCGGGCAGGCCCGGCCGGGGCCGGCGGTGAGCGCGGCGGTCAGCCGGCCGGAGGCGAAGGCGTCGGCGGCCTCCGGGTCCGCCAGCACCGTGTGCAGCGTCCGCTCCAGCTCCTCCAGCGGACCCGCGCCGACCCGCTGCCCGGCCCGCACCGCCTCCGCCCCCGCCTGGCGGACGAGGGCGGAGACCACCTCCTGCCGCCGGGCGCCGAGCTCGCGCAGCCGGTCCCCGGCCAGCCGGGACTGGGCGGCGCGCAGTCCGCTGCCGAGCTCCAGCAGCGCCCGGACCTCGTCCGGCTGCTCGCGGACCAGGAGATTGCCGAGCCAGGCCCCCGCCGTGGGCCGCCGCAGCCGGCGGAGCCGGTCGCCCAGTTCCGGGTCGCCGTCGGCGCGGGCACGGTCGGCCGCCTCGTTGCGGGCAGCGGTGAACCGTGGGGGAGGAAGCGCGTAGAGCCCGTCGGCGACCTGCTCGAAGTCCACGGGGCCGCCTCCCTTCGGGCTACTGGTTTGTCCATATTCGCGCCATTTGTTGGATATGGATATGCGAGCGCCGCCCCGGGGGATGGATGAGTCATGGAACCGACAGCGGCGCTGGAGCGGATCGCCTTCCTGCTGGAGCGCAGCGGGGCCTCGACCCACAGGGCGGCGGCCTTCCGCCGGGCCGCGTCCGTGGTGGCCGACCTCTCCCGGCTGGAACTGCTGCAGCGCGCCGTCTCCGGCCGGCTCACCGACCTGGACGGCATCGGGACCACCACCGCCCGCGTGATCGCCGAGGCCGCCGCCGACCGCACCCCCGACTACCTCGCCGATCTGGAGCAGCAGGCCCTGGCCCCGCTCGCCGAGGGCGGGCAGGGGCTCCACGCCGCCCTGCGCGGCGACTGCCACCTCCACTCCGACTGGTCCGACGGCAGCAGCCCGATCCGGACCATGGCCGAGGCGGCCCGCGCGCTCGGCCACAGCTGGGCGGTGCTCACCGACCACTCCCCGCGGCTCACCATCGCCCGGGGCCTCTCCGCCGAGCGGCTGCGCGAGCAGCTCGACGTCCTCGCCGAGCTCGCGGTCGCCGACCCGGGCGAGTTCCGGCTGCTCAGCGGCATCGAGTGCGACATCCTCGCCGAGGGCGCCCTCGACCAGGAGGGCGAGCTGCTGGACCGGGTCGACCTGGTCGTCGCCTCCGCCCACTCCGGCCTGCGGACCGAACCGGCGAAGATGACCCGGCGGCTGGTCCGCGCCGTCACCGACCCGAGGGTGAACATCCTCGGCCACTGCACCGGACGGCTGCTGGGCGGCCGCAGCCGTCCCGAGTCCACCTTCGACGCGGACGAGGTCTTCGCCGCCTGCGCCGCCTCGGGCACCGCCGTCGAGATCGACAGCCGACCGGACCGGCTCGACCCGCCGCGGCGGCTGCTGCGCCGGGCCGTCGAGGCCGGCGTGCTGTTCGCCGTCGACTCCGACGCCCACGCGCCGGGCGAGCTCGCCTGGCAGGAGTACGGCTGCGCCCGGGCCGAGGAGTGCGGCATCCCGCCGGAGCGGATCGTCACCACCTGGACCGCGGGGGAACTGCTGGACTGGACCCGGGCCGGCCTGATCCCCGCCCGCGCCCGCTGACCGCGTCCGCCGACCGCGGCGCCCGGCCCGCAGCTCGCGCGCGCCGACCGCGGCGGCCCGAGAATGGAGGGGACCGGACGGCTCCGGGAGGCCGCATGCCGCAGGACCGCACCGTCGTCGAGGTGGACGGGCACCGGCTCACGCTGTCCCACCTCGACCGGCTCCTCTACCCCGCGACCGGCACCTCCAAGGCCGCCGTGCTGCACTACTACGCCCGCGCCGCCGTCGCCATGCTGCCGCACCTGGCCGGACGGCCCGCCAGCTTCCTGCGCTGCCCCGAGGGCGTCACCGGCGAGCGGTTCTGGGCCAAGAA
The Streptacidiphilus albus JL83 genome window above contains:
- the ligD gene encoding non-homologous end-joining DNA ligase, coding for MPGRPGSAAPTPVELPVLEPMLASPGTMPSDPDEWLFEVKWDGMRLLSSHDGAGGLRLLSRNGNSATERFPELGELARLLPGRDLILDGEAIAPDDQGRPSFGRLQQRMTLRGAPAIRRATYTVPVSLMVFDLLWLDGASLVDLPYAERRALLEELDLGGAHVHVPPAWPGSMAAEAARWTRERGMEGLVAKRLGSRYRPGVRSPEWVKIKYARALDVVVGGWVPGGPRGTAVKSLLVGVVDPSGLRYVGAVGTGFAEAERRALAGLLRGLECGVSPFSGPPVGLDRGEPVRFVRPDLQAEVGYAEFTDRGLLRQPVWRGLRGDIGP
- a CDS encoding transglycosylase family protein → MIFRRITAAARTNRLRTAAAAGAVITLPLVGLLGASSASAATPTTWDKVAQCESTGNWAINSGNGFSGGLQFTPSTWAAFGGTAYAPAAYQATQAQQITVAEAVLAAQGPGAWPVCGPAAGLS
- a CDS encoding PHP domain-containing protein; translation: MEPTAALERIAFLLERSGASTHRAAAFRRAASVVADLSRLELLQRAVSGRLTDLDGIGTTTARVIAEAAADRTPDYLADLEQQALAPLAEGGQGLHAALRGDCHLHSDWSDGSSPIRTMAEAARALGHSWAVLTDHSPRLTIARGLSAERLREQLDVLAELAVADPGEFRLLSGIECDILAEGALDQEGELLDRVDLVVASAHSGLRTEPAKMTRRLVRAVTDPRVNILGHCTGRLLGGRSRPESTFDADEVFAACAASGTAVEIDSRPDRLDPPRRLLRRAVEAGVLFAVDSDAHAPGELAWQEYGCARAEECGIPPERIVTTWTAGELLDWTRAGLIPARAR
- a CDS encoding molybdopterin cofactor-binding domain-containing protein; the protein is METQNLQQQSGVLPQQASPGIGRRRFLGYVLAASTLTVAAQLGEGAAAPRADAAVPGVPEPADLYDLNDMLTDAALPTSNLITITLNPDGTASFALPRAEVGQGVTTSTAMLIAEELDLPLDKVQVTLADARPELLFNQFTGASNTTISSYVPIRVAAATARQRLLEAAATELGVALSALSVLQGVITAPDGRSLSYAELAVAAGSLTDLQVSVTLKAASAFTVVGTPQNRVDALDAVTGRKQYAMDVQVPDAMPAMICRPPTINGTVVSVQNQAAVQAMPGITDVAVVSTGVAVRGRTFGQCIDAVQALQVTWGPGSEDSATDASVLAELRAAENPLVTPPLPLLTEAVDARFTFHFASNSPLETNCAVADVRSGSAEIWTSAKSPIDAQEQLAVQLGLPVNAVTVHVTEGGGSFGRKLFFDAALEAAEVSQAMAKPVRLMWHRTDDFRQGRVHPMSISRVRATYALGQVLTMDQRHTSVATEFGHGLGEIITASVAKLPVGGLAFSETIFSLTQQTPYNFGVTTQLLTEVDNGFHTGSMRGIYSPNVRCAQELIVDQLAAAMGQDPYRFRQGFLKDPRAVAVLDAVAQAGDWGRTMAPGTAQGIAIHPEYHGFVAVLAEIDCTRATVDRSVPDAVTGPRVTKVVCAVDVGLAVNPTGLEAQMMGGIMDGIALALTSSLHLAGGYFQEGSWDDYFYTRQWNTPPELDIIVMPPTTGTPGGAGELAVAGAMAAVACAYGRATGSMPTTFPVNHGAPLAFTPLPTVPPIPQSPTDGLSRAY
- a CDS encoding (2Fe-2S)-binding protein: MPQQTFVLNGQPVTVDVEDDVRLLWVLRDILGVTGPKYGCGLGVCQACTSHINGKAFNPCCTPVGDLQPTDQVTTIEGLPATVGKDLHPMQEAWLEMDVPQCGYCQPGQIMAAVAKVLQARAAGQQLGDADFDQIRNVCRCGTYHRIREAILSAQTQF
- the ku gene encoding non-homologous end joining protein Ku, producing MARAMWTGALSVGLVTVPVGLYSATEDHAAHFRQIQRGTSDRVRNRRTNERTGEEVDFQDIVKGYDLGDDQYVVIEPGELDEIAPGRSRVIEVSAFVDLAEVDPIYFQSCYYLAPRGKEFTPVYGLLLEALEDSGRAAIATFVMRGKQYLTAVRPAGRVLELHTLHYADEIRDPVEDLPSLPERSASDPGQLRAARQLIDALTTEWRPEAYHDAYRDRVEELIDSKRAGKQIVTAASAPDATNVIDLMEALRRSLDRAGTAPATDGADGGHGGHGAEAPRRRTAAKADRTAAARAPQPDLSALSKAELYARASELDLPGRSRMSREELVEALGRVAHPRRKAVA